The following are encoded together in the Triticum dicoccoides isolate Atlit2015 ecotype Zavitan chromosome 6B, WEW_v2.0, whole genome shotgun sequence genome:
- the LOC119322866 gene encoding E3 ubiquitin-protein ligase PRT1-like encodes MASDDSSSSHPTEKKEEAAAAAAGGAGFDDLEDPRFQCCVCLELLYKPVVIACGHMSCFWCVHKAMHYARESHCAICRQPYTHFPSICQLLHHLLLKLEPVEYKKREMEVLEQERSVDTFSPQIIEFLNSKNNNGENGKDWGNKLEDGKTGPPGEASVDDSTMNEHSMKIKLDDVSCPICKELLYQPAVLNCGHVYCISCLPSVGDEALKCQVCGGLHPGDFPNVCLDLDHFLEEYFPAEYESRRKKLRLENSQCNPEGSSSSTSCKKGTFVQKTLDLSNVHIGVGCDSCGVYPIRGKRYKCKDCTEAIGFDLCGECYDSTSKLPGRFNQQHTPDHRMELDNSSLFDAFLRFQGIPAEGLQQLVQQMELIGAGGMVQIVADDEEMEDNHEDA; translated from the exons ATGGCCTCCGACGACAGCAGCTCGAGCCACCcgacggagaagaaggaggaggccgccgccgccgccgccggtggagCTGGCTTCGACGATCTGGAGGACCCGCGGTTCCAGTGCTGCGTATGCCT GGAGCTTCTCTATAAACCAGTTGTTATTG CATGTGGTCATATGTCATGTTTCTGGTGCGTCCATAAAGCTATGCATTACGCCCGGGAATCCCATTGTGCAATATGCAGGCAACCTTATACTCATTTCCCAAGTATCTGCCAACTCCTCCATCACTTGCTTTTAAAGCTTGAACCCGTGGAATACAAAAAGAGGGAAATGGAAGTACTAG AGCAAGAGAGGAGCGTGGATACCTTTTCTCCACAAATCATTGAGTTCTTAAACTCCAAGAACAACAATGGCG AAAATGGAAAAGATTGGGGCAACAAGCTTGAAGATGGCAAAACTGGACCTCCAGGAGAAGCCTCAGTTGATGACAGTACTATGAACGAGCATTCAATGAAAATAAAGTTAGATGATGTGTCTTGTCCTATCTGCAAGGAGCTGCTGTATCAACCTGCTGTTCTTAACTGTGGTCATG TGTATTGCATATCTTGTTTGCCTTCCGTGGGTGATGAAGCATTGAAATGTCAAGTCTGTGGAGGTCTTCATCCTGGAGATTTTCCTAATGTTTGTTTAGATCTTGACCACTTTCTGGAAGAATATTTTCCAGCAGAATATGAATCAAGACGCAAGAAACTTCGGCTTGAGAATAGCCAATGCAATCCTGAAGGATCATCTTCAA GTACTTCATGCAAGAAGGGAACTTTTGTACAGAAGACTCTAGACTTATCAAATGTTCACATTGGAGTTGGCTGTGACTCATGCGGG GTCTATCCGATACGAGGCAAGCGATACAAATGCAAGGATTGCACAGAGGCAATTGGATTCGACCTTTGCGGGGAATGCTACGACAGCACTTCAAAGCTCCCAGGCCGCTTTAATCAGCAGCACACACCTGACCACAGGATGGAACTCGATAATTCATCACTGTTTGACGCGTTCCTGAGATTCCAAGGGATACCCGCGGAGGGTCTGCAGCAGCTGGTACAACAAATGGAGCTCATTGGTGCTGGTGGCATGGTGCAGATAGTGGCTGATGATGAAGAGATGGAGGACAATCATGAGGATGCTTAG